One stretch of Lysobacter sp. TY2-98 DNA includes these proteins:
- a CDS encoding LytTR family DNA-binding domain-containing protein — MADTSRTAPDSDWTRYQPWRPWVEYGFWIAMFVINAIANSITADFDLHRAHVDVRDWEPVIWELSSNLMVLLLVPAIVAFTRWRPIHFDNWKRRLPEYLGASMVWSILHVAGMVALRKIGYAALGSHYDFGNWPLESGYEYLKDVRGFATMVALIEGYRLFLRRLQGEASLLGAPDDSPAAEAVARPERFLVRKLGKEFLVPAADIEWLQAASNYVNLHVRGRDYPLRTTMAQIEDRLDPATFRRVHRSYMVNLDRVERIEPLESGDARIVMHDGAIVPCSRRYRAALRGDSTVSAAA, encoded by the coding sequence ATGGCCGATACCTCCCGCACCGCGCCCGACTCCGACTGGACCCGCTACCAGCCCTGGCGGCCGTGGGTGGAGTACGGGTTCTGGATCGCGATGTTCGTGATCAATGCGATCGCGAACAGCATCACCGCCGACTTCGACCTCCACCGTGCCCACGTCGACGTCCGCGACTGGGAGCCGGTGATCTGGGAGCTCAGCAGCAATCTCATGGTGCTGCTGCTCGTCCCCGCCATCGTCGCGTTCACCCGATGGCGGCCGATCCACTTCGACAACTGGAAGCGTCGGTTGCCGGAATACCTCGGCGCCAGCATGGTCTGGTCGATCCTCCACGTGGCCGGCATGGTCGCGTTGCGCAAGATCGGCTACGCCGCGCTCGGCAGCCACTACGACTTCGGCAACTGGCCGCTCGAGAGCGGCTACGAGTACCTGAAGGACGTCCGCGGCTTCGCGACCATGGTGGCGCTGATCGAGGGCTACCGCCTGTTCCTGCGCCGCCTGCAGGGCGAGGCGAGCCTGCTCGGCGCGCCGGACGATTCACCGGCTGCCGAAGCCGTTGCCCGTCCCGAGCGTTTCCTGGTGCGCAAGCTGGGCAAGGAATTCCTGGTGCCGGCCGCCGACATCGAATGGCTGCAGGCGGCGAGCAACTACGTGAACCTGCATGTGCGCGGCCGCGACTATCCGCTGCGAACCACCATGGCGCAGATCGAGGATCGCCTCGACCCCGCCACCTTCCGCCGAGTGCACCGCAGCTACATGGTCAACCTCGACCGCGTGGAGCGCATCGAGCCGCTGGAGTCGGGCGACGCGCGCATCGTCATGCACGACGGCGCGATCGTGCCGTGCAGCCGTCGCTATCGCGCGGCGCTGCGTGGCGATTCGACGGTGTCGGCGGCGGCCTGA
- a CDS encoding GGDEF domain-containing protein produces MRIRVLLLLTVLPSMAFASGRVDDILREQHRHGYRSAAVAIDQLQSADDRPTATSDAGMRMRYNAAVLHLAVTSRRPRMVATARDALAVLDGMARDEACTRCASEARIARASDALTRRETDEAEGYLRGLETRVPDAMADLSGRLHYQRARLYNLRGNYVGGVAEALRASELFEGVGDASGALMSQALMVSMSTALADYPRAEAIGRRAYAEAQRIGFNFAMASLRLNMAYAYGRAGRSDDQLHALEEAIALSHGQEGMEEFEAISLSNLADHWLIEKDYAKALDAARRGEALARRTDDPRSLSYALTNDGVATAHLGDIDTGLRRVREAIAIAERTGARGDVIGMNGELVGILKLAGRYREAFEALEQVASLQADLTRQERDKTLLEMQERYSAQSRQREIDRLGAANRIKQAELAARTWQQRLWAALAVVLALAAVPLVQLIKRVRNDNRRLSGDVAMLAEQSLHDPLTGVANRRQCHALMAQHAGNPAAAVGLLLLDVDFFKKVNDAWGHAAGDRVLIEIATRLRGLVRQDDAVVRWGGEEFALVLPGIGEDALAALASRVLQAIGTAPVDLGGHLVDITVSVGAVVHPMHPGGEWQQAMHVADLALYLSKSAGRNRATLVMDVAVDADMAELGRDLAGAQARGEVQLQSVVGPSMHASVDRPDRAMA; encoded by the coding sequence ATGCGAATCCGCGTCCTGCTCCTGCTGACCGTCCTGCCGTCCATGGCATTCGCCAGCGGACGCGTCGACGACATCCTTCGCGAGCAGCACCGGCATGGCTACCGTTCCGCCGCGGTCGCGATCGATCAGTTGCAGTCCGCCGATGACCGTCCGACTGCGACGTCCGACGCCGGCATGCGCATGCGTTACAACGCCGCCGTGCTGCACCTCGCGGTCACGTCGCGGCGCCCGCGCATGGTGGCGACCGCACGCGACGCGCTGGCCGTACTCGACGGGATGGCGCGCGACGAGGCGTGCACGCGTTGCGCCAGCGAGGCCCGCATCGCGCGTGCGTCCGATGCATTGACGCGTCGCGAGACCGACGAGGCGGAGGGCTACCTGCGCGGCCTCGAAACGCGCGTGCCCGACGCCATGGCTGATCTCTCGGGACGGCTGCACTACCAGCGCGCACGTCTGTACAACCTGCGCGGCAATTACGTCGGCGGCGTCGCCGAGGCGTTGCGCGCCTCCGAACTGTTTGAGGGCGTGGGCGATGCCAGCGGCGCGCTGATGAGCCAGGCGCTGATGGTGTCCATGAGTACCGCACTGGCCGACTACCCGCGCGCCGAAGCGATCGGCCGTCGCGCATATGCAGAAGCACAACGCATCGGCTTCAACTTCGCGATGGCGTCGCTGCGCCTCAACATGGCGTACGCCTACGGCCGCGCCGGTCGGAGCGACGACCAGCTGCACGCGCTCGAGGAGGCGATCGCGCTGTCGCACGGCCAGGAGGGCATGGAAGAGTTCGAGGCGATCAGCCTGTCCAATCTCGCCGACCACTGGCTGATCGAGAAGGACTACGCGAAGGCGCTCGACGCCGCACGCCGGGGCGAAGCGCTCGCGCGCCGCACCGATGACCCGCGCAGCCTGTCGTATGCGCTTACCAACGACGGCGTTGCGACGGCGCATCTGGGCGATATCGATACCGGCCTGCGCCGCGTGCGCGAAGCCATCGCGATCGCCGAGCGCACTGGCGCGCGTGGCGACGTGATCGGCATGAACGGCGAACTGGTGGGCATTCTCAAGCTTGCTGGTCGCTATCGCGAGGCGTTCGAAGCGCTGGAGCAGGTCGCGTCGCTGCAGGCCGACCTCACCCGGCAGGAGCGCGACAAGACCTTGCTCGAAATGCAGGAGCGCTACTCCGCGCAGAGCCGCCAGCGCGAGATCGATCGGCTCGGCGCCGCCAATCGAATCAAGCAGGCGGAACTCGCGGCGCGTACGTGGCAGCAACGCCTGTGGGCGGCGCTGGCGGTCGTGCTCGCGCTCGCCGCGGTGCCGCTGGTGCAGCTGATCAAGCGTGTGCGCAACGACAACCGGCGTCTGTCGGGCGACGTGGCGATGCTCGCCGAGCAGTCGCTGCACGATCCACTCACCGGCGTCGCCAACCGTCGCCAGTGCCATGCACTCATGGCGCAGCATGCGGGCAACCCGGCGGCCGCCGTCGGGCTCCTGCTGCTGGACGTCGACTTCTTCAAGAAGGTCAACGATGCCTGGGGCCATGCGGCCGGCGACCGCGTGCTGATCGAGATCGCGACGCGACTGCGCGGACTCGTGCGCCAGGACGATGCGGTCGTGCGCTGGGGCGGCGAGGAGTTCGCGCTGGTGCTGCCCGGGATCGGCGAAGACGCGCTGGCGGCGCTGGCGTCCCGCGTGCTCCAGGCGATCGGCACGGCGCCGGTCGATCTCGGCGGTCACCTCGTGGACATCACGGTTTCCGTCGGCGCCGTGGTGCACCCGATGCATCCAGGCGGCGAATGGCAGCAGGCGATGCACGTCGCCGATCTCGCGCTGTATCTCTCGAAATCCGCGGGTCGCAATCGCGCCACGCTCGTGATGGACGTCGCAGTCGACGCCGACATGGCCGAGCTGGGCCGCGATCTTGCCGGTGCCCAGGCGCGCGGCGAGGTGCAGCTGCAGAGCGTCGTCGGGCCGTCGATGCACGCATCGGTCGATCGGCCGGACCGCGCAATGGCCTAG